A part of Quatrionicoccus australiensis genomic DNA contains:
- a CDS encoding PQQ-dependent methanol/ethanol family dehydrogenase, whose product MHICKSPRQRSLALALAASLAIAGSPALATVTDADIVNDAKTTGDVVSFGLGTQGQRFSPSTQINTKTVKNLVPAWSMSFGGEKQRGQESQPVVHNGKMFVTASYSRLFAVDVKTGKKLWKYEHRLPDGIMPCCDVINRGAALYGDLVYFATLDAQLVALNQNTGKVVWKEKLGDYAAGYSATAAPIVAKGKLITGVSGGEFGVVGRIDARDPLTGKLLWTRPTVEGHMGYAWDKDGNKLENGISGTTNATWEGDLWKTGGAATWNGATYDPETNLIFAGTGNPAPWNSHLRPGDNLFSSSTVAIDADTGKIVWHFQSTPHDGWDFDGVNEFISFDFKDPKTGKIVKAGAKADRNGFFFVNDRTNGKLLGAHPFVRKITWATGFNLETGRPNYIEEGRPGNPADEADGKKGKVVFSAPSFLGGKNQQQMAYSPQTGLFYVPANEWSMDIWNEPVAYKKGAAYLGAGFTIKAIHDDYIGVLRAMDPATGKIVWENKNYAPLWGGVLTTAGGLVFYGTPEGFLKALDAKTGQELWSFQTGTGIVAPPISWEQDGVQMIAVTTGWGGAVPLWGGDVAKRVNFLEQGGSVWVFKLHKN is encoded by the coding sequence ATGCACATTTGTAAATCCCCACGGCAGCGCAGCCTTGCCCTGGCCCTGGCCGCCTCGCTGGCGATCGCCGGCAGCCCGGCCCTGGCCACGGTGACCGATGCCGACATCGTGAACGACGCGAAGACCACCGGCGACGTCGTCAGCTTCGGCCTCGGCACCCAGGGCCAGCGCTTCAGCCCATCCACGCAGATCAATACCAAGACGGTCAAGAACCTGGTTCCGGCCTGGTCGATGTCCTTCGGCGGCGAGAAACAGCGCGGCCAGGAGTCGCAGCCGGTCGTCCATAACGGCAAGATGTTCGTCACCGCGTCGTACAGCCGCCTGTTTGCGGTCGACGTCAAGACCGGCAAGAAATTGTGGAAATACGAGCATCGCCTGCCCGACGGCATCATGCCCTGCTGCGACGTGATCAACCGCGGCGCCGCGCTGTACGGCGACCTCGTCTATTTCGCGACGCTCGACGCGCAACTGGTCGCCCTCAACCAGAACACCGGCAAGGTCGTCTGGAAGGAAAAGCTCGGCGATTACGCCGCCGGCTACTCCGCCACCGCCGCGCCCATCGTCGCCAAGGGCAAGCTGATCACCGGCGTTTCCGGTGGCGAGTTCGGCGTTGTCGGCCGCATCGACGCACGCGACCCGCTGACCGGCAAGCTGCTGTGGACGCGCCCGACCGTCGAAGGTCACATGGGCTATGCCTGGGACAAGGACGGCAACAAGCTCGAGAACGGCATTTCCGGCACCACCAACGCGACCTGGGAAGGCGACCTGTGGAAGACCGGCGGCGCTGCCACCTGGAACGGCGCCACCTACGATCCGGAAACCAACCTGATCTTCGCCGGCACCGGCAACCCGGCCCCGTGGAACAGCCACCTGCGCCCCGGCGACAACCTGTTCTCGTCCTCGACCGTGGCGATCGACGCCGACACCGGCAAGATCGTCTGGCACTTCCAGAGCACGCCGCACGACGGCTGGGACTTCGATGGCGTGAACGAGTTCATCTCCTTCGACTTCAAGGACCCGAAGACCGGCAAGATCGTCAAGGCCGGCGCCAAGGCCGACCGCAACGGCTTCTTCTTCGTCAACGACCGGACCAACGGCAAGCTGCTCGGCGCCCATCCCTTCGTCAGGAAGATCACCTGGGCCACCGGCTTCAACCTGGAAACCGGCCGTCCGAACTACATCGAGGAAGGCCGCCCGGGCAACCCGGCGGACGAAGCCGATGGCAAGAAGGGCAAGGTCGTCTTCTCGGCCCCGTCCTTCCTCGGCGGCAAGAACCAGCAGCAGATGGCCTACAGCCCGCAGACCGGCCTCTTCTACGTGCCGGCCAACGAGTGGTCGATGGACATCTGGAACGAACCGGTCGCCTATAAAAAGGGCGCCGCCTACCTCGGCGCCGGCTTCACGATCAAGGCCATCCACGACGACTACATCGGCGTGCTGCGCGCCATGGACCCGGCGACCGGCAAGATCGTCTGGGAAAACAAGAACTACGCGCCGCTCTGGGGCGGTGTGCTGACCACGGCCGGCGGCCTGGTCTTCTACGGGACGCCGGAAGGCTTCCTGAAGGCACTCGACGCCAAGACCGGCCAGGAACTGTGGTCCTTCCAGACCGGCACCGGCATCGTTGCCCCGCCGATCAGCTGGGAACAGGACGGCGTGCAGATGATCGCCGTCACCACCGGCTGGGGCGGCGCCGTGCCGCTCTGGGGCGGCGACGTCGCCAAGCGCGTGAACTTCCTGGAACAAGGCGGTTCGGTCTGGGTGTTCAAGCTGCACAAGAACTGA
- a CDS encoding helix-turn-helix domain-containing protein: MPRSTNSINALPPEALAMLKDLGLRLRARRLAGNMTLEQAAERLLCSPTTYRALESGKPTVSLGLLAHALWLFGRHEDIEQLSPLDIGMLGNKRSQRARPSSKGIGNDERDF, encoded by the coding sequence ATGCCACGCTCGACCAACAGTATCAATGCCCTGCCGCCCGAAGCGCTTGCGATGTTGAAAGACCTCGGCCTGCGCCTGCGCGCCAGGCGTCTTGCCGGGAACATGACGCTGGAACAGGCGGCCGAGCGCTTGCTCTGCTCGCCGACCACCTATCGCGCGCTGGAAAGCGGCAAGCCGACGGTCAGCCTGGGTTTGCTGGCGCATGCCCTGTGGCTGTTCGGGCGCCATGAAGACATCGAGCAACTCAGCCCGCTCGACATCGGCATGCTCGGCAACAAGCGTAGCCAGCGGGCACGCCCGAGCAGCAAAGGAATCGGCAATGACGAACGGGATTTCTGA
- a CDS encoding quinoprotein dehydrogenase-associated SoxYZ-like carrier gives MAQINYPLSVAALALAALMSPADAAALREQGDPLASARWEDMRRSFLADAPVLFDPRIKVIAPSTAENPMQVPVTVDASGLPGVVEVVVFADFNPIVEVLRFYPESAAALLGFRVKLQQSTPVRAAARTADGVWHVGGTWVNTVGGGCTAPAAGKATPDWQASLNQVSGRQWSEGPNASRLRLRIVHPMDTGLVAGTPAFHLEEIEFRDEAGHRLMRLRTFEPVAENPVFTLQPGVAGQTVISAGRDNNGNRFEARIAP, from the coding sequence ATGGCACAGATCAACTACCCCCTGAGTGTGGCGGCACTGGCGCTGGCGGCGCTGATGTCGCCGGCCGACGCGGCGGCCTTGCGCGAGCAGGGCGACCCGCTCGCCTCGGCACGCTGGGAAGACATGCGGCGCAGCTTCCTGGCCGACGCGCCGGTGCTGTTCGATCCGCGCATCAAGGTGATCGCCCCGTCCACCGCCGAAAACCCCATGCAGGTGCCGGTCACCGTCGATGCGAGCGGTCTGCCCGGCGTTGTCGAGGTGGTCGTCTTCGCCGATTTCAATCCCATTGTCGAAGTGCTGCGCTTCTACCCGGAAAGCGCCGCCGCGCTGCTCGGCTTTCGCGTCAAGCTGCAGCAATCGACGCCGGTGCGCGCCGCGGCACGCACCGCTGATGGCGTCTGGCATGTCGGCGGCACCTGGGTGAATACCGTCGGCGGCGGCTGCACCGCGCCGGCCGCCGGCAAGGCGACGCCTGACTGGCAGGCCAGCCTCAACCAGGTGAGCGGCCGGCAATGGTCGGAAGGCCCCAACGCCAGCCGTCTGCGCCTGCGCATCGTGCATCCGATGGACACCGGTCTGGTCGCCGGCACGCCGGCCTTTCATCTGGAAGAAATCGAGTTTCGCGACGAAGCCGGTCATCGCCTGATGCGCCTGCGCACCTTCGAGCCGGTCGCCGAAAACCCGGTATTCACGTTGCAACCGGGCGTCGCCGGGCAGACCGTGATCAGCGCCGGGCGCGACAACAACGGCAATCGCTTCGAAGCGCGCATCGCCCCATGA
- a CDS encoding quinoprotein relay system zinc metallohydrolase 1 encodes MKRLLAALLILAVAPAGAAGYDYALKAQAVASDVYAFIGRTEDFDTVNGGNIVNTAFIVGPAGVIVIDTGPSLRYGRQMRQAIAAVTPLPPVFAINTHHHPDHFLGNQAFADLPLAALPATAQGIAADGNAFAENLFRMSGDWMRGTEVVVPTRSLGAGPLEVAGRRLRLIALNGHTGADLAVYDEKSGVLFAGDLVFNGRAPTTPHADVAHWLQALDQLEALTREPGFVALVPGHGAVARDAAPIRQTRAWLTWLQSAMREAAAAGLDMNEVLARPLPAEFAGMAQGASEYRRSVGHLFPAAEIEALPHAH; translated from the coding sequence ATGAAACGCCTGCTCGCCGCTCTCCTGATTCTTGCCGTGGCGCCCGCCGGCGCCGCCGGCTACGACTACGCGCTCAAGGCGCAGGCCGTGGCGTCCGACGTGTACGCCTTCATCGGCCGGACCGAGGATTTCGATACGGTCAACGGCGGCAATATCGTCAATACCGCTTTCATCGTCGGGCCGGCCGGCGTCATCGTCATCGATACCGGGCCCTCGCTGCGCTACGGCCGCCAGATGCGCCAGGCGATTGCCGCCGTCACGCCGCTGCCGCCCGTCTTCGCCATCAACACCCACCATCACCCCGATCATTTCCTCGGCAACCAGGCCTTTGCCGACCTGCCGCTCGCCGCCTTGCCGGCCACCGCGCAGGGCATCGCCGCCGACGGCAACGCCTTTGCCGAGAACCTGTTCCGGATGAGCGGCGACTGGATGCGCGGCACCGAGGTCGTCGTGCCGACGCGCAGTCTGGGCGCCGGCCCGCTCGAGGTCGCCGGGCGCCGCCTGCGCCTGATCGCGCTGAACGGCCACACCGGCGCCGATCTGGCGGTCTACGACGAAAAAAGCGGCGTTTTGTTCGCCGGCGACCTGGTCTTCAATGGCCGCGCCCCGACCACGCCGCACGCCGACGTCGCGCACTGGCTGCAGGCGCTCGACCAACTCGAAGCACTCACGCGCGAACCCGGCTTCGTCGCGCTGGTCCCCGGCCATGGCGCCGTGGCGCGCGATGCGGCGCCGATCCGCCAGACGCGCGCCTGGCTGACCTGGCTGCAGAGCGCCATGCGCGAGGCCGCCGCTGCCGGTCTCGACATGAACGAAGTGCTGGCCCGACCGCTGCCCGCCGAATTTGCCGGCATGGCGCAGGGCGCCAGCGAATACCGGCGCTCGGTCGGGCATCTCTTCCCGGCCGCCGAAATCGAGGCCCTGCCGCATGCGCACTGA